Proteins found in one Arthrobacter pascens genomic segment:
- a CDS encoding PadR family transcriptional regulator, with amino-acid sequence MSLRYALLALLTVEPMTGYDLSKRFESSVAYVWHAPDSQIYPELRRMEKDGLLTGEEVPWGPRSTKTRYRITAAGTAAFREWMNTTLEYSRERDPVHLKAAYLEWAAPESAREQMKAHIAYHQLRREQWENMIGELQSGTNVMLRKRLEVTPDADRRRTTQFKIFTYEGLIARAETEIDWARRGLELIDLLDDES; translated from the coding sequence ATGAGTCTTCGCTACGCTTTATTGGCACTGCTTACGGTGGAGCCCATGACCGGGTACGACCTGTCCAAACGGTTTGAGTCCTCGGTGGCGTATGTCTGGCACGCGCCCGACTCGCAGATCTACCCTGAACTCCGTCGCATGGAGAAGGATGGACTTCTCACAGGTGAAGAGGTCCCGTGGGGTCCGCGGAGCACCAAGACCCGATACCGGATCACGGCGGCGGGAACTGCGGCTTTCCGGGAGTGGATGAACACCACATTGGAGTACTCGAGGGAGCGAGATCCTGTGCACCTGAAGGCGGCGTACCTCGAATGGGCCGCGCCGGAATCAGCACGCGAGCAGATGAAGGCCCATATCGCCTACCATCAGCTGCGCCGGGAGCAGTGGGAAAACATGATCGGGGAACTCCAGAGCGGAACAAACGTCATGCTGAGGAAACGCCTCGAAGTGACGCCGGACGCCGATCGCCGGCGCACAACGCAGTTCAAGATCTTCACGTACGAGGGGCTCATTGCCCGTGCCGAGACGGAAATCGACTGGGCCCGCCGCGGCCTGGAGCTCATAGATCTTCTCGACGACGAGTCCTGA